ccttgtgcatctccaccagttaaagataccacccctggatggaggaagagtacttccagagaagatgccacatctacctatgagacagataaggcaagtcaagacgacaccacactccgatacttagaagtttcgtgatcacgagatcattctcccacaatatttcctaatgtcatttgtactaaatcattcacttgtactcactaaatgagagcttgaacctatgtacttgtgtaaacccttcacaattaatgagaactcttctattccgtggacgtagccaatctgggtgaaccacgtacatcttgtgtttgctttcctatctctatccatttatatacttatccacactaatgaccggagcaatctagcgaagctcacaaaaagcgatcgttttcgctacctaggatctatcttgcaagagaacggagaattagatggagatctcaaccatagaatacgagctggatggaaagagtgcatccggcgtgttgtgtgaccgtcgtaggccactgaagctcaagggaaaattttataggacggcaataaggctagcgatgttgtatggcacagaatgttgggtggtgaagcatcaacacgtacacaaaatgggtgtagcggagatgaggatgcttcgtgggatgtgtgggcacacgagaaaggataagattgggaatgaggatatccgaggtaaagtaggagtagccgaaattgtaggaaatatgagagaaaatcggctccggtgattttgaacatgtgcaaagaaggccgactgacgctccggttcgaagatgtgactacgggacagaggttcagggccgaaggggtagaggaagacctaggacaactttggaagagactctaagaaaagacgtagagtacttggatctaacggaggacatgacacaaaaccgagcgcaatggcgttctaggattcatatagccacttagtgggaaaaggctttgttgttgttgttgttgttgttgttgatgtctTTTGAGCATTGTTGGTAATACCGTGGGAGGTGGATAAAATTGGATCAGTTGTCGAAGCTTGAGAAGATGATGAACGAATTACATGCAGTCTACATTGTCTAGAGCTACGTTCTTTTCTAAGCAAACCAACATCGACCGCAAACTTCTTAGAAATAAATCTGAAAGATGACTGCCTGCAATTTCTAGCAGAGTCAGTCTCACCAACAGAACCATGGAGCTGAATGACTCCAACAGGATGGCGGAAAGCCGTGGCAACCATTCTGATAATATCCAGAAAAACCCCATCATCAAGAACCAAACCATTTCATCCTCTTTGACAATGCAGAGTTTACAAAAAGTAAGAGAATGGAATCTAATTCCATCATCAAGAAAATAATCATACATCGTCATTCAATTgggtttttttatataaatttacaTAAAGTTGAATTcactgaaaacacataaaagaagTTCGGATTCATGGGAATAAAAGCTGCAGAGTTAGATTTAACTACACAGGACAGTGAGGACACAACCAACCAACTTAAATGAAGAAGATGTCCAGATCGAAATTTcaatccaaaaatctcaaacAAGAATAAAAAAGACGCAAACTTACTCACATGAATAGAAAATGGGTCTGTGACCTCTGGGAAATCTGAAAGCTTTGGAGGGATCAATGCCttgtgaagagagagagagagagtgagagagagagatggcagTTTATACAAATTACGGTGGTGGGGGACGAAGGGAAACACAGAATCGGAAAGAGGTGGCGGATCTCTTGTTCAGTTTTCCCCACGGCAAAAACTCCACTTTTTACCAACCCCTAGCGTAATGACGTCGTAGCTCCTTTTAATCTAATTCACAAAGAGAAGTGCTTTTTACACGCAATAACCTGACTTTTCTCTGCAAATCATTGTGTACTATGTTAGGGTAAAATTGTCAATCCCTGACAAAATGCCTGAGTCTGTAATAGCTTAAACTTGTTACATATTTACAATTGTAATAGTTTTAGTCTAGGGAGGTTTCTCACACTTTCAATGCGAAGATGTTACCAAAACGCGATACTCATTCAGGTACGtttgcatgcatgcatccaACTACATTCATCTATATCCATATACTATTGTATTTGGGTTAGGACttttattcttgtgtgttttaCTTTTCTAGAATCAAATTATCCTGTCTTTCAAACCGTGTGATAAAACTGGTTTGTCAAAACATGTTTTCAAAACTTATCTGTTTGCATGTCGGTAGGAGTTATCTGATTGCATGTTGATAGAATTATTAAACTACATGGATTGCATTGTAGTACTTATCAAGAAAAAAAGGGACCAATGCTTTTGCATATATATGGGAAGTTAGGGACGTGAAAAGGTGAGCCATATATgcataaaaattgttttttattcaaaagcattttcagAAGCACTAGCTTGGGTTTTTGTGTGCATGGAAAAACAATTTGATTACTACTGTTAGCTTGTGGTTCCAACAACATGGGTTTTTGAAAGAGAAAATATTGTTTTCATgctgatttcatttggattttaaGTTGAATATCAATTATGGAAATGTGCTTTGTGATTTTCGTAATTGATTGTTTTTCAAACAAACACTTCATCATATAAACATTCTGCATGATCGAGTTAGCATCCTACAAAGTTCGAGGGAAAGGTGATTGACGGCTGCGTTAGTGTCGTGCCACTTTAACTCGAAGACTGAAGAAAGATCGAGTAGCAAAGCGCGGAGACAAAGCTGCCAACTGGTATGAgtgtctagttgatgagttttgtgAGTCTTTATGTATTCCTTCTTTCTTAGTGCTTCCTGGCTTGGTAGCCCGAGGATTTTCCCAGTGGTGGGTTTTGCCTCGTAAAATCCTACATCTTGTGTGTGCTCTTTATATTTGTGCTGAATATTTGTGTGGGATTAAATTTGCATAACTGATTATTTTAAGTCATAATTTAAATTAGTATTAAGTTGAAATTTATTATAGTCTAGATTAAATTAGTACCCATCCTAGGACTTTCATACTATAACCGCTAATTTGACTAAATAAGAGATAACTATAGCAAGTTATAAGTGAAACGCAGTAATTTTCTGCACTTATAAATGAGTGGCTATAGGTTTGAAACTAATAAATAACGAGTTAATCGCAAACAATTTATTACCACTACAAACCACATTGCCaatcaaaaaggttttttcggGTCAAAGTGGTTTACTTCGCTATGAAATTTAGTCGATGAAAGTTCATTGGGAAAGATTAGTTGAGCAAAACCCGTTGCTTGAAGCCTTTTTCAACGAAAGCACAAATTTTTCAAACGAAACAGGGTTTGCCCGACGAATAGAGCTGTCggtgtgggaccatgatttccAAGAACCCGAGTAAGGCTGATCTGAATAAAGTTACTTCAGAAATCAGGTCATGTATTCAACAACTCTAAGCGAAGCTAGATTAGACGGAGCAGTGGTGATACCATCATCCTGTTCCAGGGTAAATGGCGAAGACGAAGCGACTTCGCTCAATGTCCATGCTTGTTCCGCAAGACACGTGCTCTGATCTGGATATAGACTCAATCAAATCATCTTGGAGTTCCTACAATTTAGGAATTGAGGTGCGCCGTAAGTAATCATAAATCCTAAGAGGGTGCAATATCTATTTCCAGATATCATCTAAGATTTTCCCAGCTTAGAACAAGATTCTATCCTAAAAGGCtcttgttggaaccaaattcgcaCACCATTGTGAGTGGTGATTGTGCACAAACTCGAGCAACCCGCAAAACAGTAAACAGCCATGAGCAAGCCCAAGACTGCGGGAAGGGGGTGTCGACTAAAGGCTTTCCAAGAATCAAGTTAGTGAATAATTTTAGACTCAAACAGTGGGCAagaaaattgaagtgtttaGATTGCATTACCAGAGATGAAGCCTAGATGGATGTATTGATACCTTTAGGAGAGAGACCTTTTTAGGATAAATTCCTAGTTCTAAGCAGGGAGAATCCTAAAGATATCTAAAAGTAGATATTGCACCCTCTTAAGAGTCTGATTACTTACGGCGTACGTTAATTCCTAGATTGTAAGAACTCCATCTGATTGGGTCTGTATCAAGATCAGATCGAGTGTCTTGTTGAACAAGCGTGGTTATCCAGCAAAGTCACTAGGACTCCGTCTATTGTCCCATAATATGGTGATGGTGGCACCACTACTCTGTCTGATCCAGCTCTGTCTAAAGCTAGTGAGTCCATGACCAGGCTTCTGAGGTAACTGTATTCGGATCAGCCTTAATCCGATCCTGGTAAATCATGGTGCCATAATTGCCCTTAACAATGCATCTAAGAGGCAACTCGTTCCCTTTGAGGATGGATTGTTATCCAAGGATCATGCATTTCTGAGTAAGCTGAAATACGTACCATTTTAGTCTTCAATCTTTATTTGTGTCTAATCCGATTTTTGGGCCTTGAAATGGTGACGTTTTGGATTTAGACATGCGATCTTGAATATTGTGCCATAAAGTGTGTAATGATGAGACTTTACGATGGTGGCGTTACacgaaaaagaagaaattttcTTCGATATTCTTCATAAATTCCAACCGAAAGATTGTTTAATCCCAAAGCGAGTCGGTCTGGATTCGAAAATTAAATGATTCTCCCCAATGAAACCTATATATCCTCGAATCTTTTCCTTCCACTTTATCAAAACCTTCAAATCACCTGCTGTCACAAAAAAGGCTCCAACTCTCTTTTCGTACCGATTTCAAAATTCTCCTTGTTTTCTTAAAGTCTTATGTATGGCGTCTTCAAGCAAGAGCACCAAATCACCTAGGATTACGCCTTACAATCTTCCTCCAATGAAGGTTCGCAATTAGGATGAAAGGCAAACCTTTGTTGAAAACCATTGGGATCTCTTGGGCCAATGTAGAGTCTGGTGGGAGTCAGGCCACGATATTCATGCTACGCTCCCAGCACCGTCTGATCCCCAGCGTCCCTGCACCAAAATTTATCCTTGGTTCTTAGACTTGGGCCATCGTTTCCCTCTCTCTGATTTCTTGAAAAGTATCTTGCCTTTTGTTATGACATTGTCATCTGCAATATTTCTCCAGCAACCTTCAAACCCATCACCTGCTTTGAATTGCTAAACCAGTTTTGGTATGGGGCTGGCCTGGGCACTCAAGAATTTAGAATGCTGCTTATTATCATGATGGGTTTCGACAACCACTACTATTTCTTAGCCAGACCTAGTCCCGTTTGGGATTCATACATTCAGGATGTTCCTTGCTAGGATAGGGATTGGTTTAAGGACATACTGGTTGTCGATAAAGATTGGGAGGGCACGATAAACGAAGTTAGGGTTAGAGCTCTCCATTCTCTCAATCTAGAGTTTAACAATGAGTTGGTAGACATCAGGTTGTACCGTCCAGAGCTGATCCACCAGCCAATGCGGATTCCGGTCGCACACCATAATTGGAAATGGCTGTTTTCACCCGAACGCATCATATCGCCAACCGAACCATTCATCTTTCTAGGATCTACTAAAAGATCatgttttttaaaataaaaaaaaattaaaaatacgaAATCCGGTGAGGAGAATGGAGAGTAATCATAAACAGCAATCGACCATTAAATATACATCTAgggtttatggattatgttgTTACCAGATAGCGACCCGATTAGTTAACATGTTGACCTGAAACTCGTTACTTCATGCAGGATTAACAGGTCGTGCAAGAAATTGTCAAATCTAGCTATATTAATCACATCCCTGCTTGACGAAAGCCCTATCATTTTTATGTTTCATTTTTGTAATTCATTGTTGTTGAGGGTAATTGAGTCTATTTTCTTGGTTATATTTGAAGGTTTATATAATAAGTGACATTTGTGAATAACtttggcttttttttattttatgaaaactGGGTTTAAAGATGAAGCTGGATCCATATTGAAAGCCACAAATTAAGTGACCAAAGTAAATATATTTAGATGAAACAGAACATTAAGATTGAAACATTAGTGTCCACAAACTAAACAAAGTTGAACAGAAACCAACACCATCATTGAGATCAATGATAGGCATACACGTATAGCAAAGAACAACATAACTTAACTCTAAAGTGAGGCCATACGGACTAACAAGAAGCTAGCTCTTCTTCTATTCCTGCTGATCGTAGTTCTTGTATTGCTCTAGGATTTTTTCACAACCAGCCAATGGCTCGTTCTTGAAGAAGCCCATGTTATTTGCATAACGCTTGTCCTTAACCACACCGTTGTAACGGGTGACTACAACGTTCGCACGGCTGCGTCCGGGGTCTGCCGATTTACAGTCACTTATGGGACTGCTAACAAGGACAGACTCACAAATTTGGTCTTCATGGTCCTCTTCAACCAAAATGTTGTATGTTCCAGTCGAATCAGTCTCTCCCTCGACGCTGTATGCAAGCTGCAAGGTGTTCCTGTCTTTGCACTCAATTCTCACCCTTGCACCTAACAAGCACATCGCAACAAACAATatgtaaataaatattttagtaaAATAGCGGTTATAATACTGTACACTAAGAAACTATATGTATTTTCTGATCCGATTTGATTGACATACAACGTAGTGAGCAATTATGTGATCATAAAATATGTATGCCAGGCTACTTATCATTACAGGTAAGTTttaacatataaacaaaaatcaaatccGTTTAGAAGGGCTACCAGGAATGTAATTCGTGGCAGTCGTCTCAAAACCGCATCGGCAAGTGTCACAGTAGACGCGACCTTGAACGTGGAAGGGATTGCCCAACGTGCGTGCGCTAACAAGCCCCAGAAACATGCACAGGGCCAACAACACCACCACCCTAGACATGGCCATGGCCAAGAATATTATTTTTAGCAAGCAATTAGTACTGGCTGAGACAAGTGCCAAGAGAGGAGGGGAAGGCTCAGTGAAATCGAAATGTCGAACGTGAAGAACCAGAGTGGAAACTATGGAATGAGACGTAATGcattcatacatatatatatatatagctagtGAGGCTATTGGACTTCGGAGGAAGGGAGGGAGCACATATACACTACCAGTCACATGCACCGTCATTGAAACAAAGAGGGTCTTGCGGGCCATTTCTTATGCCCTCTCCTCCGCCGTTGGCATTAATTTCAATGTGTAAGATGAGATCCATTTCCTCCTTCCAGTATTATTGTATAATTTGTAGGACATGAGGGATTATAAAACTAGAACCTATGTTAAATATATATTGCATGCGAAAGAACGGAGAAAGTCTTACCCCGGTTCGTTCACACGTCCAATTAAGTAGCTGTCCCATTGCCAGTACAGAGAAACATTACTGTAACACTGTTATGTACTGATACTAATTGGTATAAGCGTATATtattcatacatatatatatatagagcttGAAATATAAATATGTATTGCTCACTCTTGTTATAATAGATAGATTAGTAAAACAACATGACATTTACGgttacataaaaaatttcactatgaatttaaattttattatgtaaaaataaaaataaaatgaatgcaTAATAACTTTGTAAGACGGTGGAAACAAAGACTTATAGAAGCATTGGTTAGAAGATGTGATTACGGGATAAAGATTCAGGACCAAAGGAATAGAGGAAGACTTAAGAAGACTTGGAAAGAGGCTCTAAGAAAAGATTTGAactacttggatctaatggaaCATGAAACAAAACCGAGCATAATGACGCTTTAAGATTCATATAACTGACCCCACTTAATAGGATAAagctttattattattgttgggTAACTACGGTGGAGGGGAATAGTGAAGAATACCGaagttttagaagaaaaaaggaaCCTTACTGGGGAATCTAAGATCCTACACCTTTTAAGCTACACATGGTTAAGTTGAAAACAATAAAGCTGTTAGATTATTTGACCTGTCtctttaaaattttaacaattgtttttcttttaatttctttatcCTTCAAAATATCCAATAACTACTGTCCATGGAACTTTCATGTTTCCAAATTCCAAAGAACAGCGAGTGggatatttttcttcttcctcttttgaATACTACTTCATATATTGGAATTATTGGgtctaattgctatattaaattacatggaaaatcaagaaataatttatgcaattatatatcaaagtaatgcatgcacatgagtGACCAATGCAAAATGAACATGatataatggattagaaaaacctagaaaatacggtcgaggcaagtgttggacactttgtccttaagacaagtttacgtCCCACTACGGTGCTTATGGTTGATCGGCGCATGTCTCCAAAGATACAACGACCACAtccttgtaatagtagcactccaaatcacaaggctccatgaaccacgattgtgttgaaaactctctTATATGGACTCTAATAGACTTTCTAAAATTTAATGCACTATATGTATGTATGATGAAAAGTTCTGCAATGATTATAGGGGGcatccctatttatagattgTGAGATACCTTTTTGGAAAGCATGTGACTATTcatgaagagtcaaaagttgcaacACTTCATTTAAGTaagggtgggcacttggaatcGAAAACCGAAATCGAAACACAAATTGAAGcaaaccgcaccaaacggtttggttttgtggttttgaaacggttgcggtttcaaaaccgaaccgcggcacacaaaacggtttggtttcggtttcaggttttcaaaaccgcacagaaaccgaaaccgcaccatataataaataaatgttatattttaaacttttaaatttttaattagttcAACTAGGTTATAGATTTGGTTTTGCGATTTTGGGTTTGCACTTCGACTCCTGAGTCTAACTACTTATGCGCCTTGCatctttgcctttgcctttgcGACCTGGTCACCTGGCTGCTTCTGCTTGCATCTCTGCATCTGCCTCTGCGAGCGACTACCTGCTTGCATCTCTACCTCTACGACTGTGACCTCACTGAGTGAGTCACTGCTTGCCCTGCGACCTCACTGAGTCATTGCTTGCTTTCATCTCTACCTTGCCTTGCGACCTCACTGAGTCACTGCTTACCAGCTAATATGGTAAGATAATTTCTTAGTTATTTGTTAGTTATTTGTCTCAAAAAGAAGTTTGGGTCTTGAAAGATAATTTCTGAATTTATTGCTtccattttcaaaataaaatcttCAATTCAGAGTGTTGGTTAGACGTTATAATTTGGATCAGATTTAGgcgttttttttttcgttctttAATACAGTGATACCTCGAGTTTCTGTTTCAATTTCCATTAAGATTATAATGATATGGTTTGCTGAGGAATGGTAATTCTTTCTTAACTCAAAGAAATTTAATGAGAAACCATGAAGTCCTTTTATGTGGTTTGTCATGGATGTGTTCTTTGTCTTATGTGAACATCTTACTGTTTTTGGTTATGTTTTTATTTGCTCAAGTTTGCTTGATTTGGCTGCTTATAGAACATCTGAGGGAGCACTTAGTTTTTTATCGAGCAGAGGAGTGGTTTTCTTCACAGTCTCATTAACCAGGTTTACCTATGTCGTTGACTCTGTGTTTGCTGAATTATAGTTAAATGTGGTGTTTGACTAAGAACGaaaaacaaattttggaattgaaATGGTGTTGTACCTTTTGCTTGAAGACAGCCTGATGCCTTAGCAGAAGAGTATGGTGTTAATTAAAAGTTTTAAACTTGGATTGAAGTTGGTCAGATTTGATTAATGAAACATGCAGTTTGGCTGTATTTTTTTGGCAGTTTTGCCGCTGTTTTTTGCTACATTGTTGTTGCTGTTTTTGGTGCAATTTTGCTGcatattcattaattaatatacaaGGAAAATAAGACCGTCTTATGCATAAATAtgtgtatattttaaattgtacattttttctcaaaaaccaaaccgaaaccgtttgaaaccgcaccgaaccgaaccaaacggtttggtttcatttcagtTTTGGCTTTAAAACCACACCGCACCGCAAAAAGTTTTGATTTCGGTTGCGGTTTCCTTGAAACTGCACCGAACCGCACCGTGCCCACCCTTACATTTAAGTAGACATATCTTTCTACCAAAAGGCTccacttctaatttccattcaattaataaatttaatataataataatattattaaattttccaacaatcccccacatgaatGGAAATTGACTCAATACCATGCAAATAACAATGTAGGCACTAGAGAGAGAACTCAGTAGGAAAAGTACCATATCGGGATAGGTGGCTTTTGGCTTTGAACCTTCCGTAGTGAATTATTATCGGATTTACTTGGCTAATTAGTGAACGCGATGTCTTGAACTACTCAACTGTTAGTGTAAACCAAGACAATAGTAATCACACAATACCCTTCCAGACACTTCGTGGTTGCTCAGTTGTGTTCATTTTGACCTTGAACAATTCTTGGTTTCTCATGAGTGCTCTTAGAGAACTAAGCCCTTCAAAAGATTCTCAAAGGAACGGCCTCATTCTTCACTCAAGATAGGTGACTTCTTAGTAAGTGTATCCTGCATTAATACCCCACTTGTTATTTCCAAGTATAGGAATCATTTAACTACTTccatttatgaaattatatttcattcAAGAGTAGTTGTTTTCCAACGCTAAGTCCTTCAAAACATATGTTAGGACTTAAAAAGTAATTTGCTAACACTCGGGTACATtcccccacatttaaggtatttgCTAGAAGATCTCTAACCTTTCAATACCTTAAAGTTACCATTATAAGAAATGACATTTAGATCGTCTCATTCAATTAGCAAATTATATTTCCTTTGTTCttaagtaaatatatatataaaagaaagggaTCTCCATTTTCTTATAAAAATAGGAATTAGTTGCGGGGTCCATTAAATCGAATTTTAACGATTCGAACTATCTTATTTTTAATAGCACTTCACATATCGTTTTTACAAAATATTATCCGAATCAGAAATATTTgaggcatctaattgagttcaaagaaattgatgaaTAGTTTGTTCAAAGAAAacgttgaaatttcatcgtcATAATTAAACAGGTAAATGATTTcggattgaattaaatttttgtaAGGCTGATCTTTGAATCGAGGCTTACAAAATAGTTTagatcattaaaattcaatatGAAATAGGCCCAACAACTCATCTCCatttaatacacacacacacacatacatacatctttttataaaaaaaataggaattaGTTGTGGGACCTAtaccacatcgaacttcaacaatCCGAACTATCTATTTTCCAAGTTGCACTTCATAGATCATtgcttgcaaaatattagccaaatcggaaatatttgCAACTTCTAATTTAGTTCAAAGAACTTTgttctataagaaacaatgaaattccGTTGTAATACTTACATATGCAAATGGTttcaaattgaattgaatttttgaaaggatgatctatgaatcgagacttacaaaataaaaggttcggattgttgaagttcgatgtagAGTGAGTCCCAAACTAATCCCTATTTCTTTAAAAAACATAAGAATCCATTCCCTTAAAGGGCCTGTGtgtgtgtcatatcatgtaTGTGCATATGATCGAGCTAAAGGAATAAATGAAGAAGCATTAATATTAAtaggttttttagccaaaatggtcattgaaatttacacaacttctcactttgatcattgagatttgaaatcaatacaagtggtccatgagattattcattatcaatcattttagttCTTCTGTGAATAGTTATgtttggtcattccgtgaatagttatgttaaataaaaatgaaaatgacaaaattaccctcagtTTAATAAACTataggccaaaatgatttgacaaaaattaagggtatttttgttattttatggtttaggatcatttgtgataaaaaaaaccatattaatatatagaaaaatactttttttttattaaagaagaaTACTATTATTATATATGATTTTCCAGTGCAGACCCGTGGAGAAAGAAGTTGCAAAAATATTAAGAGGAATTCAAGTGCATGTTGTGTATCCAAGAGACAAAATCGTCCTATCcgacatcttatattaattgcTGAATTAATAACCGTTCGTTTTGCTTACATTGTGGGGGGACCTTTCACACGTCCAACGAGAAAATCATGTGCGTGTAATTTATATGCAGTTCTCGTTGTGTGTGGACTCAGCAACCGATGTATAACTATTCACATCACATGGGATCTAATAAT
Above is a window of Malus sylvestris chromosome 15, drMalSylv7.2, whole genome shotgun sequence DNA encoding:
- the LOC126604250 gene encoding protein DOWNSTREAM OF FLC-like, giving the protein MAMSRVVVLLALCMFLGLVSARTLGNPFHVQGRVYCDTCRCGFETTATNYIPGARVRIECKDRNTLQLAYSVEGETDSTGTYNILVEEDHEDQICESVLVSSPISDCKSADPGRSRANVVVTRYNGVVKDKRYANNMGFFKNEPLAGCEKILEQYKNYDQQE